The sequence GCGGGCGGGCGAGGCACACGCTTCTGGCCGCTCAGCCGCAAGCGCCGAGCAAAACAACTCCTGGCACTCGACGGCAAGCAGACCATGATCCAGCAGACCGTGGCTCGCCTACTACCGATCACGTCCGCCAAGCGGCAATGGATTATCACTAACGACGATCTTCGCTCCGCGATCCTGCGGCAATTGCCGAAACTGGCGCCCAAGCAGATCCTCGCAGAGCCTGTCGGTCGCAACACGGCACCTGCGATTGGACTCGCGGCATTCTTCCTGCTTCGCCACGATCCCGACGCCGTGCTCGGACTCTTCCCTTCCGACCATGTTATCGCCGAACCCAAGCAGTATCGGGAGACGATCCGCCGCGGAATAGAAATTGCCGCTGCCGGAGAAAATATCGTTGTCCTCGGGATACGTCCGACGCGCGCCGAAACTGGTTACGGATACATTGAAGTCGGCAATCCAGATGCGAACGGAGCGCTGCAAGTCCGCCGTTTCACAGAAAAACCTGACTTAGCGAAAGCCACCCAGTTTGTCGCGGCTGGGAATTATTTCTGGAACAGCGGCATGTTTCTGTGGCGCGCTTCGACGCTGGCGAACGCGCTCCGCGAGCATCTCCCGAAGACGGCGCCGATTCTTGAGAAGATCGCGGCCGCGTTCGGGACAAACAAGTTTGCAGCAACCTTTCGGCGCCTGTATCCAAAGTGCGAAAACATCAGTATCGATTACGCCGTACTCGAACCTCGCTCGGCGAAAGGCGAAGGCCGGTCGAATATTTTTTGCCTGCCTTCCGATTTCGGCTGGAACGACCTCGGCTCCTGGACATCGCTGCACGAGCATCATGCCCGCCGAACCCAGCCGGCCGAAAATAATCTCATCAGTGCCGCGGCCAAATTCACACTGAACGCCAAGAACAATTACATCCACGCTCCCGGCAAATTTGTAGCGGCGGTTGGAGTCAGTAACCTGGTGATCGTGGAAACAGAAGATGCCCTGCTGATCACAACGCTCGACCAGTCCCAGGACGTAGGTAAAGTAGTCAAACACCTCGACGAGAAGAAGTTGAAGAAGTTGACTTAGCTCAAAGCTCGCGGCCCGAAGCTCGCAGCCGCCTTCGAACGACGAACAGCGAACGACGATGACAATCAAATTCGGTACCGACGGCTGGCGCGGCTTCATCGCCGACGACTTCACTTTCGATAACGTACGCAAGGTCGCGGGAGCAATCGCGTCCTACGTTCTCAAGCATGAGGAGTTCGCGCGCGGTGTCCTCGTTGGATATGACACGCGCTACGCGTCTGACCGAGCCGCCCGACTCGTTGCCCAAGTGCTCGCCGGAGCAGGCATCCCCGTCCTACTCGCCAACGACTACACTCCGACTCCGGCCGTGTCTTACAACGTCAAGAAACTCGGGGCCGCCGGCGGGGTGATGATCACCTCCAGCCACAATCCCTTCAACTGGAACGGCGTAAAGTTCAAAGCTAAGTTTGGCGGCTCGGCGACTCCCGACATTTTGAAGTTGATTGAAGCCGAATTGCGCGCGGGCGCGATGCCCTCGAAGCCTACGGCGAAGATTGAAGAAGTAGACTTCAAGCCCGCCTATGTCGAAGCGGTGTGCGAGTTTGCCGACCTCGATATCATTCGCCGCGCGAATTTCAAATTCGCTATCGACTCCATGTACGGCTCGGGACGCGGCGTCCTGCCCGGAATCTTCGACAAGAATGGCATCCAGTACGTTGCGATTCGTCAGGATGCGAATCCATTGTTTCCGGGAATTAATCCGGAACCGATTTTGCCGCACGTTTCCCTGTTGCAGGAAACGGTGAAGAAAGAGAAATGCCATGCCGGCCTCGCGACTGACGGCGACGCCGATCGCATTGGAGCTGTCGCCGAAGACGGAAGTTTCGTCGACGCTCACAAATGTTTCGCGATCCTCGCGAACTGGCTGCTCGAACGCCGGAAGTGGCCGGGCGACCTGGTACGCGCCTTCAATACCACCAAGATGATCGATCGCATCGCCGCCAAGCATGGCCGGAAGATGCACGAAGTTTCCATCGGCTTCAAGTACGCCGCCGACCTCATGATGACGCGCGAAATTCTGATCGCAGGAGAAGAGTCCGGCGGCATCGGGTTTGGCTGCTTTATTCCCGAGCGCGACGGCGTGCTGAACGCTCTGCTGCTCGCTAACGTGATGGCGGAAGAAGGCAAGCCGATGGGCCAACTGGTCGCCGATCTGCAGCGCGAATACGGACCGCACTACTATGGCCGTCGCGATCTTCATATTTCGGAAGAACTGAAGAATGGTGCAGTCCGCCGCGCCGCCGACCCGGGTACGACGAAGGTCGGACCTTACAAGATCCTGCGCAAAGAGAATCTGGACGGCGTGAAGTTTTTTCTCGACGCGCCCACGAACGGCAATGGTGCCGACGCCTGGCTGCTGTTCCGTGCCTCGGGAACGGAATTGTTGCTGCGGGTGTATACGGAAGCGTCCTCGCCTGAACTGGTGGAAGAGATCCTGCAGGCGGCGGAACGCTTCGTGCATCAGGCGTAGAGTCGCCGAGAGGTTGCGCCGCTTCTATGATCCCGCACGAAGCGAGGGATCTGCAGTTTTGTCCCGAATACTGGGGCCGACAAAACCCTCTGGTCGCGACACTTTCGCGACTCGCCATGCCTCCGAACACGATAGGATAATGGCTGTAATCTGGGGTCGATCATCGAAACGGAAACTACAGTCTCGGGAGCGGATTCGCTCGAGTCGCAGCGCTATAACCGCGTCAAGCGGTGGCTGGGCGTCGCTGACTTCGGGATGGGACTTCTGCTGCTCGTCCTGCTGCTCGCCACCGGCTGGAGCGGTGCCCTCCGCGATCTCGCCCTCAAAGGTGCATCGACCAACTATTCGTTGGCTGTGTTTCTTTACGTACTCATGCTGACGGCGATCAGCCGTGCCTTAGGATTCCCGCTCGATTACTACAGCTTCCGGCTTGAGCATCGCTACCACCTTTCCAACCAGCGAACCCGGTCCTGGTTGTGGGACGAATTCAAGGGTCTCATCGTCGGACTGGTGTTCGCCACGATTGTCGTGGAGTTGCTCTATCTGCTGATTCGCTACGTGCAACATTGGTGGCTGGTAGCGTGGGCGCTTTTCCTAGGATTGTTCGTGCTGCTCGCGCAACTGGCGCCAGTCGTGCTCTTCCCGATCTTCTACAAATTTGAGCCGCTCGACAATGAAGAATTGAGAAAGCGCCTGGTTGTCCTCAGCGAACGAGCAGGCACGCGGGTGCGCGGCGTCTACAAATGGAATCTTTCGGAGAAGAGCAAGAAAGCGAACGCTGCCCTGACCGGCTTGGGCGCAACACGGCGTATCATCCTTGCCGACACACTGCTCGATCAATACTCCAACGATGAGATCGAAGCTGTTCTCGCCCATGAACTCGGCCACCACGTTCACCGGCATATTTTGAAAAGTATTCTCGTGCAGGCGGGGATCACGCTGGCCGGCTTTTATCTGGCGAATGAAGTGCTGCGCTATGCGGTCGAGCGCGCCAATATGTATGAGAGGATGTCCGACTTCGCCAACCTGCCGCTGCTGGTGCTGGTCGCAACCTTGCTCTCATTTCTCTTGATGCCTGCCCTGAATGCCTATTCCCGCTTCAATGAGCGGCAGGCGGACCGGTATTGTTTCCAGTCCGTAGCTAGTGTCGAGCCATTTATTACGTCGATGAACAAATTAGCGGAACAGAATCTAGCTGAGAAAACTCCGTCCCGGTGGGTCGAATGGCTATTCCATTCCCATCCCGCAATCGCGAAGCGTGTAGCCGCTGCGCAAGCCTGGGCGAAAGCACACTGAACATAAGGTAGAAGGTAAGAGGTCAGATTGCAGAGGTTAAAATCTGATTTTTACCTCTGCAATCTGACCTTTCACCTCTGACCTCGCAGGATCACTTCCACTCGCTTCACATCCTCTTCCGTATCCACGCCGACGGAATCAAACGGCGTTTCGGCCACATAGATGGGGATTCCGTTTTCGAGAAAGCGCAGCTGTTCCAACCGTTCGCTGCGTTCCAATCCAGACTCCGGCCAGCGGACAAACCGGTCCAGCGCGTCCTTGCGATAGCCGTAAAAGCCGAGGTGCTTGAAATACCGTGGATGCGTCTGGTCGCGATCAAAAGGAATTGTCGCCCGCGAAAAGTAGAGCGCGCGGCCGTTCGAATCGGTCACGACTTTCACCGCGCTCGGGTTGTTGACGTCCACTTCCTCTGCGGGTGTCTTCAGCGTCCCCACCTCGACGCCCGGACGTCGCATCACGGCGATCAAGCTGTCGATATGCTCCGGCTTCGTGAGCGGTTCGTCTCCCTGAACATTCAAATACACGTCTGCGGCAACCGAGTTAGAGATCTCATGCACACGCTCCGTACCCGATCGATGCTCGGACGAAGTCATGCGCGCCTCGAACCCGCGTCCCCGGCAAAACGCCAGAATCTCCTCGGAGTCGGTCGCGATGACGACCTCGTCGAGCGTCGCGCAGCGCCGCACGCCCTGATAGACCCAGGCCAGCAAGGGATCACCCGCAATCTCGCGCAGCATTTTACGCGGCAGCCGTGTCGAAGCGAGCCGCGCCGGAATAACGGCCACAACTTTCATGCGCCGTAGTTTCGCACGCGGCCCGGTGGTTTGGCACCCTATTCCGCCTTTTTCTGAGGACTGATAGAATCATTATCGGAACGCGTCCACCCGCGTCGGCGGAATTCTGTGCCCGGTCCCGGGCTCCCCGAAACAGTTCGTTTCCGCAAGTTGTACGAGTTGGCGGTGTAGCTCAGGTGGTTAGAGCGACGGTCTCATAATCTATTGAAAACAATTGGTTTATAGTCTTTTCAATGCGTTACGGACGTTGAAGAGAGCCGTTTTGGGGCATTTTGGGCACGTTTGGGTCGAATTGTTCTACAAATGTTCTACGAAATTGCCGGATTTTGAGCGACGGTAAGTTTACGGTTTTTTCGTCGCCTGTTCGCTGCGAACAAAAACAGAAAAGATGCTCAAGGTCGTAGGGTGTTTTGGAAACCCACAGCGCCCCGTGGCATCTATCTAGAAGGTGACCGCGCTGTGCCGATAGACCAAGAAAGACCCAACGTTGAACTCGAAATCGCCAACGAAGCAAAACACATGCTTCAAGAAAAACTCGTGTCTTCCGGTATAGCAGGACTGCTGTCACTCGTTCCGGGCGTCGGCGCAGCGGTCAGCGAGTTGATGACAGAACTCGCAATACAAAGAACCAACAATCGCGTAAAAGAAATGTTCGAGCACTTCACAGCCAGAGTGCACGAGGTCGGAGAAGAGAAGGTTGATCGGGAGTGGTTTCGCAGCGAAGAGTTTCAGACGTTGCTGTACGAGGCATTCAGCCAACTCAATGTCACACATGACCGCGAGAAGATCGAGATGCTTGGTACTGCGCTCGGCAACAGTGGCGCACCCGGCTTCAAGGAAGAAGAACGCAAAGACCTTTTCATTCGCTTTGTGAGAGACCTCACCCGGCAACATGTGAAAGTCCTTCTCCAACTCGTCCCGAACTATCTCCCGATGCGGGCGTCCGGCACGGTGG is a genomic window of Acidobacteriota bacterium containing:
- the kdsB gene encoding 3-deoxy-manno-octulosonate cytidylyltransferase, whose amino-acid sequence is MKVVAVIPARLASTRLPRKMLREIAGDPLLAWVYQGVRRCATLDEVVIATDSEEILAFCRGRGFEARMTSSEHRSGTERVHEISNSVAADVYLNVQGDEPLTKPEHIDSLIAVMRRPGVEVGTLKTPAEEVDVNNPSAVKVVTDSNGRALYFSRATIPFDRDQTHPRYFKHLGFYGYRKDALDRFVRWPESGLERSERLEQLRFLENGIPIYVAETPFDSVGVDTEEDVKRVEVILRGQR
- a CDS encoding phosphoglucomutase/phosphomannomutase family protein, which produces MTIKFGTDGWRGFIADDFTFDNVRKVAGAIASYVLKHEEFARGVLVGYDTRYASDRAARLVAQVLAGAGIPVLLANDYTPTPAVSYNVKKLGAAGGVMITSSHNPFNWNGVKFKAKFGGSATPDILKLIEAELRAGAMPSKPTAKIEEVDFKPAYVEAVCEFADLDIIRRANFKFAIDSMYGSGRGVLPGIFDKNGIQYVAIRQDANPLFPGINPEPILPHVSLLQETVKKEKCHAGLATDGDADRIGAVAEDGSFVDAHKCFAILANWLLERRKWPGDLVRAFNTTKMIDRIAAKHGRKMHEVSIGFKYAADLMMTREILIAGEESGGIGFGCFIPERDGVLNALLLANVMAEEGKPMGQLVADLQREYGPHYYGRRDLHISEELKNGAVRRAADPGTTKVGPYKILRKENLDGVKFFLDAPTNGNGADAWLLFRASGTELLLRVYTEASSPELVEEILQAAERFVHQA
- a CDS encoding M48 family metallopeptidase, with protein sequence MGLLLLVLLLATGWSGALRDLALKGASTNYSLAVFLYVLMLTAISRALGFPLDYYSFRLEHRYHLSNQRTRSWLWDEFKGLIVGLVFATIVVELLYLLIRYVQHWWLVAWALFLGLFVLLAQLAPVVLFPIFYKFEPLDNEELRKRLVVLSERAGTRVRGVYKWNLSEKSKKANAALTGLGATRRIILADTLLDQYSNDEIEAVLAHELGHHVHRHILKSILVQAGITLAGFYLANEVLRYAVERANMYERMSDFANLPLLVLVATLLSFLLMPALNAYSRFNERQADRYCFQSVASVEPFITSMNKLAEQNLAEKTPSRWVEWLFHSHPAIAKRVAAAQAWAKAH
- a CDS encoding mannose-1-phosphate guanylyltransferase, encoding MTTNFYPVILAGGRGTRFWPLSRKRRAKQLLALDGKQTMIQQTVARLLPITSAKRQWIITNDDLRSAILRQLPKLAPKQILAEPVGRNTAPAIGLAAFFLLRHDPDAVLGLFPSDHVIAEPKQYRETIRRGIEIAAAGENIVVLGIRPTRAETGYGYIEVGNPDANGALQVRRFTEKPDLAKATQFVAAGNYFWNSGMFLWRASTLANALREHLPKTAPILEKIAAAFGTNKFAATFRRLYPKCENISIDYAVLEPRSAKGEGRSNIFCLPSDFGWNDLGSWTSLHEHHARRTQPAENNLISAAAKFTLNAKNNYIHAPGKFVAAVGVSNLVIVETEDALLITTLDQSQDVGKVVKHLDEKKLKKLT